The following proteins are co-located in the Triticum aestivum cultivar Chinese Spring chromosome 1A, IWGSC CS RefSeq v2.1, whole genome shotgun sequence genome:
- the LOC123119520 gene encoding cytochrome P450 71A1-like: MLIHLGPLPTLVVSSVNMAREVLQLQDHAFARPALAIPRRLLYGCTDIAFAPHSAYWHGVCKIVVPHLLIPARVRTYRGVHEEVAEDGVMVRSSELLRGFAKDVNGRIGLG; encoded by the coding sequence ATGCTGATTCACCTTGGCCCCTTGCCCACCCTGGTCGTCTCGTCCGTGAACATGGCACGCGAGGTGTTGCAGCTGCAGGACCACGCCTTCGCCCGGCCCGCCCTCGCAATCCCAAGGCGTCTCCTCTACGGCTGCACGGACATCGCCTTCGCTCCCCACAGCGCCTACTGGCACGGTGTGTGCAAGATCGTCGTGCCCCACTTGCTGATCCCTGCCAGGGTGCGCACCTACCGTGGCGTACACGAGGAGGTGGCCGAGGACGGCGTCATGGTGCGGTCGAGCGAGCTCCTGAGAGGCTTCGCCAAGGACGTGAACGGGCGAATCGGGCTTGGGTGA